The uncultured Dysgonomonas sp. genome contains the following window.
ACTCCTATTTATTAAGCAGGATTGGAATGCGGAACAAGATGAAGAATAAAATTGTAATTGGATGCTTATTTCTGTTGGCGGCTCTTTTGTATCGCTACTTTATATCTCTATGTTATTATGATTTGTGCACAAGCATTCTCAAAGAATTATATAAGGGATATTTAGCTAAATAGTACGATCTGATTCTTATAATGTTTTGAACAGTGTAAAGTAAATTGTATGCAAAAACATATTATAGGTTTAGTAAAAAATTCATTGTTTAAAAAGGAAGCAACTGGTATTTGACGCTAACTTTCTAAAAACCTTCATGATGAAAAAACATATCACCTATAAATTAAAACCAATCCATTTTTGTTGTTCTCTCATATTATTTTCTTTACTGATCTATGTAATAGGATTATATGAAGTGCAAAAAGATGAAGATATTAAAGGTCTGGAATATGATTTGCAAATCCTGGATGAGAATTCTTTCAAGAAGGGAGTTCTTAAGGGGAAGGTAACAGTCCTGTTTTATCAGGATGAATCTAAGGTATATAAGAAAATGGAACACTATATGAAAATTGTAGGATCCAACAATCGGTCTGACCTATTTTTCAAAGTAAAGATAACGTCTCATTCTCCCTTGGCTGAGGCCTATAATTTATCAGGAACACCTGTTATTCTTTTCTTTAATGAAGGAAAGCCGGCCGGCCGCATAATGGGCTATGTTCCATTATCTAATTTTGAAATGATTTATAAGCGTATAAAATAACTTGTAACGATACTCTGCAATGATTACAAAACAAAGGACTTTGAAAAGCAGTTTTACCTTGAGAGGTAAAGGTTTGCATACAGGCTTAAATATACAAATAAAGTTTAATCCTGCTCCGGAGAATCACGGCTATAAAATAAAGCGTACCGACATAATGGGTACTCATATAATAGATGCTCTGGCAGAGAATGTTGTGTCAACAATGAGAGGAACTGTATTAGGATCTTCAACAGTACAGGTAAGTACTGTTGAGCATGCACTAGCAGCCTTGTATGCTTGTGGTATAGATAATTGCCTGATTGATGTGGATGCTCCTGAATTTCCAATAATGGATGGGAGCTCAATCGCGTTTGTTCAAAAGATTCTGGAAACGGGAGTTAAACCTCAAAATGCAAGAAGAATATATCTTGGGTTTCCCCGGAAGAAAATAAGAGTAAAAGATGAAGTCTCAGGTGCATCGCTCACATTGATTCCCAGTGAGTCTTTTAGTATCAAAAGTAAAATCTCTTTTGATTCAGTATTACTTAAACAACAAGAAGCTTATTTACCTGACATCTCTTTTTTTATTAAAGATTTTGCCAGAGCCCGGACTTTCGTTTTTGTCAGAGAGATTGAATCTCTGCTAGACAGGAACCTGATCAAAGGAGGTGATATGGATAATGCAATTATTATCTATGACCAGATTATGGAACAAGAAAAGTTAGACAGGTTATCCGATATATTGCGTGTCAAAAGGAGAGATGCAAACCATTTGGGCTATTTGATGAATAAACCTTTAAATGCTCCGAATGAGCCGGCAAGGCACAAACTGTTGGATATTATCGGAGATATCGCTTTAGTGGGCTGTTTCATCAAAGGCAGAATAGAGGCCAATTGCCCGGGGCATACAATCAATAATCTTTTTGCCAGAGAAATTCGTAAGCATATGAAAACAGAGGAGAAATCTAACATGTTAAATGTACCTGGTTTTTATTGGAATCAGCCATAAACATAAAAGATATGAAGAAACTATGCATATTTATATTTTTAAATAGAAAAATACTTATTTCCATGCTTATTGGAGGAATATTAGGGTATTTCCATTGGTCCTTTTGGGGATGTTATTGGGGAACCTACCCAATGTCTGCAGTATGGTGGGTTAATTGCTGTTATGGAGGGCTATTCTTTGGTCTTCTTGCTTCTTTAAAAGGTTCCCGATTTCAGATTTGGTAGATATTTAGTTGGATTTGTATATAATATGAAGGTTTACAAGATAGATATCGGCTTTTAGTATTCAGGTAAACATATCGGGGGCGTCTTGCATCTTGGTATTTACAAATCAAAAAGAAGTCAAACTGATAATGGAAGTTGCTCCTCTGTCTAATATGGTCAGAATTTATAATCGTTCAATATTAACTAAATGAAAATAAATACACATCTAAATCCCCAATATAGTGAGCTTTCAGAATTTATAGACTTAATTCCTTCACTATTTTCTTTTGGCGGAAAAGTACTATTTGAGCAACGGAATATAATAAAGATTTATCCGGTAAAAGGTTTTGTATTGAATGTAAAATCTTTTAAAGTTCCTAATCTTATAAATAAGATTGTGTATGTACGGTTCAGAAAATCAAAGGCAAGGAGATCATATGAAAATGCTATGGAAATAAAAAAATTAGGAATATCTACTCCTGATCCGGTCGCATATATTGAAACAATGCGTTATGGCTTATTTTATGAATCTTATTATGTTTCATTACATGAAGAAGTCGACGGTATCATGAAAGATATATATAGACAAACTGACCGTGAGTCAGAGAAGCTTATTAGCCAATTTTCTTTATTTACGGCAAAGATCCATGAAAAGAGTATTTACCATAACGATTATTCTCCGGGAAATATCCTGTATAAGAGAAGAGGAGCGAATTACCAATTTCTATTAGTGGATCTTAACCGGATCACTTTTAAGAATATTGATATTTTTGAAGGTGCTAGAAGTTTCTCCCGAATCAGGTTTCCTCCTGATACTCTGAGAAAAATAGCTAGAATATATGCTCAAAGTAGAAAGTTTGACATTGTACTATGTGAAAGGTTAATTGATAAATATAACAGGACGTTCTGGCGAAAATACCTAAGACGCCATCCTGAAGCTCAGGAGCGAAACCTGGTTAACGAAAATAAATAAATAAATAAATAACAATTATGCTAATACATGATATTGGAATCAATTCAGGAATAATTTGGCAGCTATTATTCGAAAAAGGAGCTCTCTCCATCCGAGAGATTGGTGAATTAACGGGTTTCAGAGACAGTATGATATTTCTGGCCTTAGGTTGGTTATCCAAAGAAAAAAAAATCCGTTTTTTCGAGAAGGATAACACTATTTATACGGAATTATTGAATCCTTTTCAAGAGATGTTTTATTAAATATGAATATTGTATTTCTAAATAATTATATAGAAGTATAATTATAAGACAATCAAAGCCCTGGATGTACAGCCGAAGAATCATTTCGTTTATATTCATGGTTGGTCGGTATTAACTGAAATTTATTATCAATATGGCTTAGACTGTATATACTCATTATCGGCATTATTACATTGGGAACTGATATATTGGGTGTTTTTTATATCCATTTGTTTAAAAGGAACATGTGAAACAAAGATTAATATCAAAGAATGGTCTATCGACGAAAGCTCTATGATAATAGTCTATACGAATAATTGAATAGTTGAAGCTTGGACAGTCCAACGACTTCTTGACTAAATTTTTCATTTGATTTAATTCAGGAACAGAAAATATTTCACATAAACACCTGTTAAACAGCAATGATAAATAAGAAGTGAAAATATTAAAAAGAAGAAAAGAAGTTATTTCATTATACATAACCATCTATAATCTCAATGACTATATCTCGTAATCGTTTAAAGAGAAATCTAGATATTTAGAGAGAGTAAGACTACCTATATTCTCTTATAATATTCTGATTTTTATATCTGGATTAATTTATATAACAAATTCCCTCAATCGTGAAATTTATTTTCATATACATATTCATATCAGCATTTTATATAAGCAGTTATGCTCAAAATTTC
Protein-coding sequences here:
- a CDS encoding thioredoxin family protein, encoding MMKKHITYKLKPIHFCCSLILFSLLIYVIGLYEVQKDEDIKGLEYDLQILDENSFKKGVLKGKVTVLFYQDESKVYKKMEHYMKIVGSNNRSDLFFKVKITSHSPLAEAYNLSGTPVILFFNEGKPAGRIMGYVPLSNFEMIYKRIK
- a CDS encoding UDP-3-O-acyl-N-acetylglucosamine deacetylase, whose protein sequence is MITKQRTLKSSFTLRGKGLHTGLNIQIKFNPAPENHGYKIKRTDIMGTHIIDALAENVVSTMRGTVLGSSTVQVSTVEHALAALYACGIDNCLIDVDAPEFPIMDGSSIAFVQKILETGVKPQNARRIYLGFPRKKIRVKDEVSGASLTLIPSESFSIKSKISFDSVLLKQQEAYLPDISFFIKDFARARTFVFVREIESLLDRNLIKGGDMDNAIIIYDQIMEQEKLDRLSDILRVKRRDANHLGYLMNKPLNAPNEPARHKLLDIIGDIALVGCFIKGRIEANCPGHTINNLFAREIRKHMKTEEKSNMLNVPGFYWNQP
- a CDS encoding lipopolysaccharide kinase InaA family protein, with protein sequence MKINTHLNPQYSELSEFIDLIPSLFSFGGKVLFEQRNIIKIYPVKGFVLNVKSFKVPNLINKIVYVRFRKSKARRSYENAMEIKKLGISTPDPVAYIETMRYGLFYESYYVSLHEEVDGIMKDIYRQTDRESEKLISQFSLFTAKIHEKSIYHNDYSPGNILYKRRGANYQFLLVDLNRITFKNIDIFEGARSFSRIRFPPDTLRKIARIYAQSRKFDIVLCERLIDKYNRTFWRKYLRRHPEAQERNLVNENK
- a CDS encoding winged helix-turn-helix domain-containing protein → MLIHDIGINSGIIWQLLFEKGALSIREIGELTGFRDSMIFLALGWLSKEKKIRFFEKDNTIYTELLNPFQEMFY